A window of Excalfactoria chinensis isolate bCotChi1 chromosome Z, bCotChi1.hap2, whole genome shotgun sequence contains these coding sequences:
- the LOC140263873 gene encoding rho GTPase-activating protein 32-like, which yields MVCIIAMPPKELSPWWRGKRGFQVGSFPSECVELISGKVPESLVNSLPKPAPKKRGKLPPFLRSVVKARPRRAEQPEPEKEGVFGCDLGEHLLHSGRDVPQVLQSCSEFIEQHGVVRGIYRLSGVTSKIQRLRHEFDSEQVPELSVRDIHSVSSVCKMYFRELPNPLVTEQLYDKFSDAARAATEEERLLRMKDAIQQLPAPHYRTLEYLMRHLASLAGSSSVTNMDAKNLAIVWAPNLLRSQQSQSACVSGGAACLEVQTQAAVVEFLIGNTDVLFHTKSTSAVGEGAGHSSVPGPESVRESPPATKLLTLQEAQALRRGQSSSPAVAQSSDIEVEEDPAAISGRFHTVLDFPSQRPPSVGKRQLQRSAKEPSQAELVVLAGESSPCEARRAGSSADGSESASINGQLMGSPSRCTSNISLACDSSDGEKEGLT from the exons atggtgtgcattattgctatgccaccaaaggagctgagcccctggtggagaggcaagcgtggctttcag gttggatctttccctagtgagtgcgtggaactcattagcggaAAGGTTCCAGAGTCCCTCGTCAATTCgttgccaaagccag cgccgaagaaacggggcaagctcccacccttccttcgttcggtggtgaaggcgCGCCCCAGGAGAgcggagcagccggagccggagaaggaaggggtgtttgggtgtgacctgggggagcaccttctccactctggccgtgatg tcccccaggtcctgcagagctgctctgaattcatcgagcagcatggcgtggtgcgggggatctaccgcctgtccggcgtcacgtccaagatccagcgactacg ccatgaatttgattcagaacaggttcccgagctgagcgtccgtgacattcacagcgtgagctccgtatgcaagatgtacttcagggagctcccgaaccctcttgtgaccgagcagctgtatgacaagttctcg gacgctgctcGTGCTGCtacggaggaggagcggttgctcaggatgaaggacgccatccagcagctgcccgctcctcactacag gactctggAATACCTGATGAGGCATCTGGCGTCTCTAGCTGGGAGCAGCTCGGTCACCAACATGGACGCTAAGAATTTAGCAATcgtgtgggctccaaacctcttaag atcccagcagagccagtctgcctgcgtcagcggaggagctgcctgcttagAAGTGCAGACGCAGGCAGCAGTGGTGGAATTCCTGATCGGCaacacagacgtcctcttccaCACCAAATCCACgtcagccgtgggagagggagcag ggcacagttctgtACCTGGGCCCGAGTCTGTGCGGgagtctcctcctgccacaaagctgctcaccctgcaggaggcgcaggctctgagaagaggccagagcagctctcctgctgtggcacaaagcagcGACATCGAAGTGGAGGAAGACCCCGCAGCCATATCAGGGAGattccacacagtccttgattttccatctcaaaG accaCCTTCTGTGGGCAAACGCCAACTTCAGCGCAGTGCAAAGGAGCCCTCACAAGCAGAactcgtggtcctggcag GTGAATCGAGCCCTTGTGAGGCCAGAAGAGCCGGGTCAAGTGCTGATGGCTCAGAgagtgcttccatcaatggacAGCTCATGGGAAGCCCAAGTCGCTGCACGTCCAATATAAGCCTTGCATGtgacagcagcgacggagagaaGGAG ggaCTGACGTGA